One region of Channa argus isolate prfri chromosome 20, Channa argus male v1.0, whole genome shotgun sequence genomic DNA includes:
- the cops3 gene encoding COP9 signalosome complex subunit 3 produces MASALEQFVNNVRQLSAQGQMTQLCELINKSGELLAKNLSHLDTVLGALDIQEHSLGVLAVLFVKFSMPNIPDFETLFSQVQLFISTCNGEHIRYATDTFAGLCHQLTNALVERKQPLRGVVILKQAIDKMQMNTNQLTSVHADLCQLCLLAKCFKPALPFLELDMMDICKENGAYDAKHFLCYYYYGGMIYTGLKNFERALYFYEQAITTPAMAVSHIMLEAYKKYILVSLILHGKVQQLPKYTSQIVGRFIKPLSNAYHELAQVYTTNNPAELRSLVNKHSETFTRDNNTGLVKQCLSSLYKKNIQRLTKTFLTLSLQDMASRVQLSGPQEAEKYVLHMIEDGEIYASINQKDGMVCFHDNPEKYNNPAMLHKIDQEMLKCIELDEKLKSMDQEITVNPQFVQKSMGSQEDDVGSKTSSYS; encoded by the exons ATGGCTTCAGCCTTGGAGCAATTTGTGAACAATGTGCGGCAGCTCTCCGCTCAAG GCCAGATGACTCAGCTGTGTGAGTTAATCAACAAGAGTGGGGAACTGCTGGCCAAAAATCTGTCCCACCTGGACACAGTGCTGGGGGCCTTGGACATCCAGGAGCATTCCCTTGGCGTGCTGGCTGTGCT ATTTGTGAAGTTCTCCATGCCAAACATCCCTGACTTTGAGACGCTCTTCTCCCAAGTCCAGCTATTCATCAGTACCTGCAATGGGGAGCACATTAGATATGCAACAGACACTT TTGCTGGTCTCTGCCACCAGTTGACAAATGCCCTTGTAGAGCGGAAACAG CCATTGAGGGGCGTCGTCATCCTGAAACAGGCAATAGACAAAATGCAGATGAACACAAACCAACTTACCTCAGTTCATGCAGACTTGTGTCAG ctgTGCTTGTTAGCAAAGTGCTTCAAGCCTGCCCTGCCCTTCCTGGAGCTGGATATGATGGACATCTGTAAGGAGAACGGAGCGTATGACGCAAAGCACTTTTTATGTTACTACTACTATGGTGGCATGATCTACACAGGCCTCAAAAACTTCGAAAGAGCACTGTATTTTTATGAACAG GCAATAACCACTCCAGCCATGGCAGTGAGCCACATCATGTTGGAAGCCTATAAGAAATACATCCTGGTGTCACTCATTCTCCACGGCAAAGTGCAGCAGCTGCCCAAATACACATCACAAATAGTAGGGAGGTTCATCAAG CCCCTGAGCAACGCATACCATGAGTTAGCTCAGGTTTACACCACCAACAATCCAGCTGAGCTTCGCAGCCTTGTCAACAAACACAGTGAGACGTTCACACGAGACAACAACACAGGCCTGGTCAAACAATGCCTCTCCTCCCTCTACAAGAAGAACATCCAGAGGCTAACAAAG ACTTTCCTGACACTGTCTTTGCAAGATATGGCAAGTCGAGTGCAGCTGTCAGGCCCCcaggaagcagagaaatatgtcTTACACATG ATTGAAGATGGAGAGATCTATGCTAGCATTAACCAAAAGGATGGTATGGTATGCTTCCACGACAACCCTGAAAAATACAACAACCCAGCAATGCTCCACAAAATTGACCAAGAG aTGTTAAAATGTATAGAGCTTGACGAGAAACTAAAGTCAATGGATCAAGAAATCACAGTAAACCCACAATTTGTGCAGAAG agtatGGGATCGCAGGAGGATGACGTTGGTAGCAAAACATCAAGTTATTCCTGA
- the LOC137105355 gene encoding 5'(3')-deoxyribonucleotidase, mitochondrial-like has translation MLLSGTTRLLGRGKPLLRDPCKRICLNMSSASTSGKRLRVLVDMDGVLADFEGGFLKKYRATYPNEPFITLDDRRGFWVSAQYGQLRKDLCEKAINIWQSKDFFMELEPLPGGVEAVKEMSKMENTDVFICTSPIMHYKHCPYEKYAWIDKHLGHNFLEQVILTRDKTLITGDVLIDDKPDIFGVEPKPTWEHILFTACHNKHLSTSPSQRRLLSWSDDWRAILDSKRW, from the exons ATGCTACTGTCCGGTACAACACGCCTACTGGGAAGAGGGAAACCTTTGCTCCGTGATCCGTGTAAGAGGATTTGCCTAAACATGTCGTCCGCCTCGACCTCGGGTAAGAGACTGAGAGTTCTGGTTGACATGGACGGAGTACTGGCGGACTTCGAGGGGGGGTTCTTGAAGAAGTACCGGGCCACGTACCCGAACGAGCCCTTCATCACACTGGATGACAGGAGAGGGTTCTGGGTGTCAGCGCAGTACGGGCAGCTGCGGAAGGACCTGTGT GAAAAAGCCATCAATATCTGGCAGTCCAAAGATTTCTTCATGGAGTTGGAGCCACTGCCAGGAGGAGTGGAGGCCGTAAAGGAGATGTCCAAGATGGAAAA CACAGATGTCTTTATTTGTACCAGCCCTATAATGCATTACAAACACTGCCCGTATGAGAAG tATGCTTGGATAGACAAGCATCTGGGCCATAACTTTCTGGAGCAGGTCATCCTGACCAGGGACAAGACATTAATCACAGGAGACGTCCTCATAGACGACAAGCCTGACATTTTTG GTGTGGAGCCCAAACCAACGTGGGAGCACATCCTGTTTACCGCATGTCACAACAAGCATCTTTCCACTAGCCCCTCTCAGAGACGACTCCTGTCGTGGTCAGATGACTGGAGGGCCATCCTGGACAGTAAACGGTGGTGA